Proteins found in one Nocardia brasiliensis ATCC 700358 genomic segment:
- a CDS encoding SDR family oxidoreductase: protein MRAPAEDVTGTLAGKTVLITGGDTGVGKKIAVSLAAQGAQVVIQHPHAPESAADVVKEITGSGGSALALAADIGDRLEYEELVQALLEECGHWDVLVTTTAAALSTSLAELTADEFDSAFATPARGVLHGLQLASAHLADGGRVITVANAAPPGNTVDEAATGAIAEFTRALAADFTPRRIAVNAVSAATGNLDPNATTAARLLGPVSETTEISEVVAFLASDAAEAVTAQHIRVAEGGPGTGKTA, encoded by the coding sequence ATGCGCGCACCCGCCGAGGACGTCACCGGAACGCTGGCCGGGAAGACCGTGCTGATCACCGGTGGCGACACCGGCGTCGGCAAGAAGATCGCCGTCTCGCTCGCCGCGCAGGGCGCACAGGTGGTGATCCAGCATCCGCACGCACCGGAATCGGCGGCCGATGTGGTCAAGGAGATCACCGGCTCCGGCGGTTCGGCGCTGGCGCTCGCGGCCGATATCGGCGATCGCCTCGAATACGAGGAACTGGTGCAGGCCCTGCTCGAAGAGTGCGGGCACTGGGATGTGCTGGTGACCACCACGGCTGCCGCGCTCAGCACTTCCCTGGCCGAGCTCACCGCGGACGAATTCGACAGCGCCTTCGCGACCCCGGCGCGAGGCGTGCTGCACGGCCTGCAACTCGCCTCGGCGCATCTGGCCGACGGCGGACGGGTCATCACCGTCGCGAACGCCGCCCCGCCGGGCAATACCGTCGACGAGGCCGCCACGGGGGCAATCGCGGAGTTCACCCGCGCACTGGCCGCGGACTTCACACCGCGGCGCATCGCCGTCAACGCGGTGAGTGCGGCGACCGGCAACCTCGACCCGAACGCGACCACCGCAGCGCGCCTGCTCGGTCCCGTGAGCGAAACAACCGAAATCTCGGAAGTGGTCGCGTTTCTGGCGAGCGACGCCGCCGAAGCGGTCACTGCGCAGCATATTCGGGTCGCCGAGGGTGGCCCGGGAACCGGAAAGACTGCCTGA
- a CDS encoding DUF418 domain-containing protein: MTDQLVTPRTRVYDVDALRGFALLGIFIVNITFMSSGYPGNLVTDPAFAGPVDEVVRGLSTVFVDMKFYLLFSFLFGYSFTLQLTAAADAGAAFGPRMLRRIAGLFLIGVAHIVFLYGGDVLTTYALACLALFLLRRVTDRTALRIAGVLYGLVLSSLLISGLFLDTAAWLPAPEQARANAEQTTAAMLGGWGEIIGTHLDGLPLLILQAITLQGPTALAMFLLGLVAGRRKLLARVRGDEPVLRRIQWIGFSIGLAGSVLYTLGGGTGTTLAVAVSVATAPLLSAAYVATLLRLMHSPRTAWIRTALAPAGRIALTNYLGQSAIGLLLFTGVGLGWAGRLSPAATMAVAVLVFGLQLVVSAVWLRRYRYGPAEWILRWLTNARRPAWRSTPG, encoded by the coding sequence ATGACCGATCAACTGGTCACCCCGCGCACCCGTGTCTACGACGTAGACGCGCTACGCGGCTTCGCCCTGCTGGGCATTTTCATCGTCAACATCACGTTCATGTCGTCCGGCTACCCGGGGAACCTGGTGACCGATCCGGCGTTCGCCGGTCCGGTCGACGAGGTGGTCCGCGGACTGTCCACGGTCTTCGTCGACATGAAGTTCTATCTGCTGTTCTCGTTCCTGTTCGGCTACAGCTTCACCCTGCAGCTGACCGCGGCGGCCGACGCCGGCGCGGCATTCGGACCGCGCATGCTGCGGCGCATCGCCGGGTTGTTCCTCATCGGTGTCGCGCACATCGTGTTCCTGTACGGCGGCGATGTGCTCACCACCTACGCGCTCGCCTGCCTCGCGCTTTTCCTGCTGCGAAGGGTCACCGACCGGACCGCGCTGCGCATCGCCGGCGTGCTCTACGGCCTGGTGCTGTCAAGCCTGCTGATCAGCGGGTTGTTCCTGGATACCGCCGCTTGGCTGCCTGCGCCGGAACAGGCGCGAGCCAACGCCGAGCAAACAACCGCGGCCATGCTCGGTGGCTGGGGCGAGATCATCGGCACCCACCTCGACGGACTCCCGCTGCTGATCCTGCAGGCCATCACCCTGCAGGGGCCGACCGCGCTGGCGATGTTCCTGCTCGGCCTGGTCGCGGGTCGCCGCAAGCTGCTGGCGCGGGTGCGGGGTGACGAACCGGTGCTGCGCCGCATCCAGTGGATCGGCTTCTCGATCGGCTTGGCGGGCAGCGTGCTCTACACCCTCGGCGGCGGGACCGGCACCACGCTCGCGGTGGCGGTCAGCGTCGCCACCGCGCCCCTGCTGTCGGCCGCGTACGTCGCGACGCTGCTGCGGCTGATGCACAGCCCCCGCACCGCGTGGATCCGCACCGCGCTGGCCCCGGCCGGACGGATCGCGCTGACCAACTATCTCGGTCAATCCGCGATCGGCCTGCTCCTGTTCACCGGCGTCGGTCTCGGCTGGGCGGGCCGCCTGTCGCCCGCCGCGACCATGGCGGTGGCGGTGCTCGTCTTCGGGCTCCAGCTGGTGGTCAGCGCGGTGTGGTTGCGCCGCTACCGATACGGCCCCGCGGAGTGGATCCTGCGCTGGCTCACCAATGCCCGCCGCCCCGCCTGGCGCAGCACGCCGGGGTGA